Proteins from a single region of Runella sp. SP2:
- a CDS encoding galactokinase family protein, whose translation MKISTPGRICLFGEHQDYLGLPVVAAAISRRISIEGGKSSDDMVRLHLPDLKEEEAFLLEEPLPYVKERDYFRSTINVLRRRGFVFGQGFEVNIHGNIPINSGTSSSSALIVTWANFLTRLADNPKELSSKELGEIANEAEVLEFGEPGGMMDHYSTAIGNVIYLESVPKIHVEGLQPKLGAFVLGDSLQPKDTLGILARCRYGMEAIIAKVKQVDPNFSIFTTPFSQADEYKAHLSLDELGLLKANLEDRDILIEGKQLLIDSQNGAATNFDQQFGELLYRHFTNLRDHKRTSTDKINRMVEASMKAGALGGKINGSGGGGCMFMYAPENPEAVAEAIKSEGGVPYIIYIDEGTRIEE comes from the coding sequence TTGAAAATATCAACACCAGGCCGAATTTGCTTATTTGGGGAACACCAAGATTATCTTGGGTTGCCCGTTGTGGCAGCGGCGATTTCAAGACGAATAAGCATTGAGGGGGGCAAAAGTAGCGACGATATGGTTCGCTTACACCTACCAGATTTGAAAGAAGAAGAGGCTTTTTTATTGGAAGAGCCTCTTCCTTACGTAAAAGAACGTGATTATTTTAGAAGTACCATCAACGTACTTCGTCGCCGTGGTTTTGTCTTTGGACAAGGTTTTGAAGTAAATATTCACGGTAATATTCCCATCAATTCGGGTACGTCAAGTTCTTCGGCTTTAATTGTGACATGGGCTAACTTTTTAACCCGATTGGCCGATAATCCCAAAGAATTAAGCTCAAAAGAATTAGGCGAAATCGCCAACGAAGCCGAAGTACTCGAATTTGGCGAGCCAGGTGGAATGATGGATCATTATTCGACGGCCATCGGAAATGTGATCTATTTAGAATCTGTTCCAAAAATTCACGTTGAAGGTCTTCAGCCCAAATTAGGGGCTTTTGTTCTTGGCGATTCTTTGCAGCCCAAAGATACCCTAGGCATCCTTGCCCGTTGTCGGTACGGAATGGAAGCCATCATTGCCAAAGTAAAACAAGTTGACCCAAATTTTTCCATTTTCACGACTCCCTTTTCTCAGGCTGATGAATACAAAGCTCATTTGAGTTTGGATGAACTAGGGCTGTTAAAGGCAAACCTCGAAGACCGTGACATTTTGATTGAAGGAAAACAATTACTGATTGATTCTCAAAACGGTGCGGCAACGAATTTTGACCAGCAATTTGGTGAATTGCTTTATCGGCATTTTACCAATCTTCGTGACCACAAACGCACTTCCACCGACAAAATCAACCGCATGGTAGAAGCTTCCATGAAAGCTGGTGCATTGGGTGGTAAAATCAACGGTTCTGGCGGCGGTGGCTGCATGTTTATGTACGCTCCCGAAAACCCCGAAGCCGTTGCCGAAGCCATTAAAAGCGAGGGCGGTGTACCTTACATTATCTACATCGACGAAGGTACAAGAATAGAAGAGTAA
- a CDS encoding PVC-type heme-binding CxxCH protein, which produces MYASRFFLFIYFAFFCFSLPSFSQNSEKIDREFTLEATMLGYFAPDGAKNPTLRAKKGERIRLKIVNGELMTHDIALEKLALKSKTILEKGSSATLVFTAQENDTYYCSVPGHRAAGMVGKLEVSENDVTAKVVTGQIPQKNGQPVNLNFETGTLQDWTATGDAFANGLISTDPSPLHEKEMRIGFDGKFFVSSGGITNAKQIGTLTSVPFTVTQPFASFKVSGGALQDTRVEIRQTGSDVVIFSITGQGRATLQPVVVDLQAYLNKDIYIKLIDNETGISQIPYIPHDKWAHINFDEFLFHSTRPEFPNELKQSDIVILPPLDPVINAGLSGVKAAAAMTPPKGFKISLAAAEPDVVRPICFTIDYRGRLWVVEGHTYPVPAPEGQGRDRILILEDTNGDGTLDSRKVFMEGLNLVSGIEVGMGGVWLGAAPYLLFVPADFKNDKPAGPIQKLLDGWGTQDTHETLNSLRWGPDGWLYGTHGVFTHSNVGKPGAPDSERTKINAGVWRYHPTAHTFEVFAEGTSNPWGIDFNDYGHAFITACVIPHMYHIIHNARYQRQAGKHFNPYTYDDIKTAGDHVHWIGERGPHAGNFRSGPKGGGHAHAGAMVYLGHTWPSEYRNDIFMNNINGARFNRDHPERVGSGYVVRHRDDFMAMNDTWSQWLNFKYDASGSVFAIDWYDKNQCHSSNPDVHDKTMGRIFKITHENDKWVQVDLSKASDKELVNYQLHPNEWYVRQARTLLQERGPNKKVHKALKEILTNNPDVTRKLRALWALHVTKGLTQPEMNALLSHENEYVRSWALQLVTEGKAVSDETLKQFVSIAQNDNSPLVRLYLTSALLRISPAQRWEAVEALIQKTSDKGDHNMPLMLWYAAEPLAALDAKRALALAEKSVMDKHLEFMVRRVSALNTDESRSLLTNLKSRLEKEHNHQSHEVIMAIDESMKSTKK; this is translated from the coding sequence ATGTACGCCTCACGCTTCTTTCTATTTATCTACTTCGCATTTTTTTGTTTCTCGCTCCCGAGTTTTTCCCAAAATTCCGAAAAAATCGACCGTGAATTTACCCTCGAAGCGACCATGCTTGGGTACTTTGCTCCCGATGGTGCTAAAAATCCAACACTTCGTGCCAAAAAAGGCGAACGGATTCGCCTCAAAATTGTCAATGGGGAGTTAATGACCCACGACATTGCCCTTGAGAAATTGGCCCTTAAAAGTAAAACCATTCTTGAAAAAGGGTCAAGCGCTACGCTGGTTTTCACCGCCCAAGAAAACGACACCTATTACTGTTCCGTTCCTGGCCACCGCGCGGCTGGCATGGTGGGAAAGCTGGAAGTTTCGGAAAATGACGTAACGGCCAAAGTGGTTACGGGACAAATTCCCCAGAAAAACGGTCAGCCCGTCAACTTAAATTTTGAAACGGGCACTCTGCAAGATTGGACTGCCACGGGCGATGCCTTCGCCAATGGGCTTATCTCCACCGACCCTTCTCCCCTGCACGAAAAAGAAATGCGCATCGGTTTCGATGGTAAATTTTTCGTTTCCAGTGGTGGAATTACCAATGCCAAACAAATCGGCACGCTTACTTCCGTTCCATTTACAGTTACTCAGCCTTTTGCTTCCTTTAAAGTTTCGGGTGGCGCGTTGCAGGATACCCGCGTAGAAATTCGTCAAACGGGCAGCGATGTGGTTATTTTCTCCATTACGGGACAAGGACGGGCTACTCTGCAACCCGTGGTAGTGGATTTGCAGGCCTATCTCAACAAAGACATTTACATCAAACTCATTGATAACGAGACGGGTATTTCACAAATCCCGTACATTCCCCACGACAAATGGGCGCACATCAATTTTGACGAATTTCTATTTCACAGCACGCGTCCCGAGTTCCCTAATGAATTGAAACAAAGTGACATTGTGATTTTACCTCCCCTCGACCCCGTTATCAATGCTGGGTTATCGGGAGTAAAAGCAGCCGCAGCCATGACGCCACCCAAAGGTTTTAAAATTTCTTTGGCAGCTGCCGAACCCGACGTAGTTCGTCCGATTTGTTTTACGATTGATTACCGAGGGCGTTTGTGGGTAGTAGAAGGCCATACTTATCCCGTTCCTGCCCCCGAAGGACAAGGCCGCGACCGTATTTTGATTTTGGAAGACACCAACGGCGACGGAACACTCGACAGCCGCAAAGTGTTTATGGAAGGGCTCAACCTCGTCAGCGGGATTGAAGTGGGCATGGGCGGTGTTTGGCTAGGTGCTGCCCCTTATTTGTTATTTGTTCCTGCCGATTTTAAAAACGACAAACCTGCTGGGCCTATTCAGAAATTGTTAGACGGCTGGGGCACTCAAGATACCCACGAAACCCTCAACAGCCTCCGCTGGGGGCCTGATGGCTGGTTGTACGGAACACATGGTGTTTTTACGCACTCCAACGTAGGGAAACCAGGCGCTCCTGACTCAGAACGAACCAAAATCAACGCGGGCGTATGGCGGTATCATCCCACAGCGCATACATTTGAAGTGTTTGCCGAAGGTACAAGCAATCCCTGGGGTATTGACTTCAACGATTATGGCCACGCCTTTATCACGGCCTGTGTGATTCCGCACATGTACCACATCATCCATAATGCCCGTTATCAGCGCCAAGCGGGAAAACATTTTAATCCTTATACCTACGACGACATCAAAACGGCGGGCGACCACGTTCACTGGATTGGCGAACGGGGCCCACACGCGGGCAACTTTCGGTCGGGGCCAAAAGGAGGAGGACACGCCCACGCAGGAGCCATGGTTTATTTAGGACATACGTGGCCTAGCGAGTACCGCAATGATATTTTTATGAACAACATCAACGGTGCGCGCTTCAACCGTGACCATCCCGAACGCGTTGGTTCGGGCTACGTGGTGCGCCACCGCGATGACTTTATGGCCATGAACGATACGTGGTCGCAGTGGTTGAACTTCAAATACGACGCCAGTGGCTCGGTCTTTGCGATTGACTGGTACGACAAAAACCAATGCCACAGTTCTAACCCCGACGTTCACGATAAAACAATGGGGCGTATTTTCAAAATCACCCACGAAAACGACAAATGGGTGCAAGTTGACTTATCTAAAGCCTCGGATAAAGAACTGGTCAATTACCAATTACACCCTAACGAATGGTACGTACGTCAAGCTAGAACGTTGTTGCAAGAGCGCGGGCCTAACAAAAAAGTCCACAAGGCATTGAAAGAAATTCTTACTAACAACCCTGACGTTACCCGCAAACTTCGGGCGTTGTGGGCATTACACGTGACCAAGGGATTGACCCAACCAGAAATGAATGCCTTACTTAGCCACGAAAACGAGTACGTTCGCAGCTGGGCTTTACAATTGGTGACAGAGGGTAAAGCTGTTTCGGACGAAACCCTCAAACAGTTTGTAAGCATAGCCCAAAACGATAATTCGCCGTTGGTTCGCTTGTACTTGACCTCTGCTTTATTACGAATTTCTCCCGCTCAGCGTTGGGAGGCAGTGGAAGCGCTTATTCAAAAAACCAGCGACAAAGGCGACCATAATATGCCCCTTATGTTGTGGTATGCGGCTGAGCCGTTGGCTGCTCTTGACGCCAAACGCGCCCTAGCACTTGCCGAAAAATCGGTGATGGACAAGCACTTAGAGTTTATGGTGCGTCGTGTTTCGGCCTTGAATACCGACGAAAGCCGCTCGTTACTTACCAATTTGAAGAGCCGCCTCGAAAAAGAGCACAACCACCAATCCCACGAAGTAATTATGGCAATTGATGAAAGCATGAAGAGCACCAAAAAATAG
- a CDS encoding SWIM zinc finger family protein, translated as MNFLNEDQVNQLAPDASSLKAGKDLANERKWLNYQSNERVLWGEVQGSGKDPYRTQIDLQNTAFKCSCPSRKFPCKHGLGLLFLVARRNGDIPQLATEPSWVSEWINKRSEKAEAKVQPPVSEEQDSEKTDKQAKDKEKRQNDRLLKVEAGVAELDLWLRDMVRAGLLALPEKGSAYFEKMAARMVDAQATGFASLVKEFTKLNYYKGDSWQTQALEIAAKIHLQIEAFRNLDQLPPLVQEEVKSRVGWNVQQKELIENKESETIDDEWVVIGRRSTQEEDILLQRNWLYGCNSKRFALVLNFAYRTAAIETPLVPGNTSKARLVFYPSHSPFRALVKHHLESKSFLPTSLQGLESWQHSQLEYTRVIAQNPWADDVPQLVEHLQITKHQTHWYLQDATGAVMRLHDAFEEAIIWKLLAFTAGHPTTFFLLRQSTSVWPLGIVQNFSYQLL; from the coding sequence ATGAATTTTCTAAACGAGGACCAGGTAAACCAGCTTGCGCCCGACGCTTCATCGCTCAAAGCGGGAAAAGACTTAGCCAATGAACGCAAATGGTTGAATTACCAATCCAACGAACGAGTACTGTGGGGAGAAGTGCAGGGAAGCGGAAAAGACCCCTATCGAACCCAAATCGACCTCCAAAATACTGCCTTTAAATGTTCTTGCCCCAGCCGAAAATTTCCGTGCAAACACGGGTTAGGGCTGTTGTTTTTGGTCGCACGCCGCAACGGTGACATTCCTCAGCTCGCCACCGAGCCTAGTTGGGTCAGCGAATGGATCAACAAACGTTCTGAAAAAGCCGAAGCCAAAGTCCAGCCGCCAGTAAGTGAGGAACAGGATTCCGAAAAAACAGACAAACAAGCCAAAGACAAGGAAAAGCGCCAAAACGACCGTTTGCTGAAAGTTGAAGCAGGCGTTGCTGAGCTTGACCTTTGGCTTCGAGACATGGTGAGGGCTGGGTTGTTGGCACTTCCCGAAAAAGGTAGCGCTTACTTTGAAAAAATGGCCGCCCGCATGGTGGATGCCCAGGCGACGGGTTTTGCCTCGTTGGTCAAAGAATTCACCAAACTCAACTATTATAAAGGCGATTCTTGGCAAACCCAAGCGCTCGAAATTGCGGCAAAAATACACTTACAAATCGAGGCATTTCGAAACCTCGACCAGCTCCCTCCGCTTGTACAAGAGGAAGTAAAAAGTCGGGTTGGTTGGAATGTTCAACAAAAAGAACTTATCGAAAACAAAGAATCAGAAACCATTGACGATGAATGGGTTGTGATTGGCAGACGTAGCACCCAAGAAGAGGATATTCTCCTCCAACGAAATTGGTTATACGGGTGTAACTCCAAGCGTTTTGCGTTGGTGCTCAATTTTGCTTACAGAACCGCTGCCATTGAAACCCCACTTGTGCCTGGCAATACCTCCAAAGCTCGTTTGGTGTTTTATCCAAGTCACAGTCCCTTTCGCGCCCTAGTAAAACATCATTTAGAGAGTAAATCGTTTCTTCCTACCTCACTGCAAGGACTTGAGAGTTGGCAACATTCGCAACTAGAATACACCCGTGTCATTGCCCAAAACCCCTGGGCCGATGACGTCCCTCAATTGGTCGAACACCTTCAAATCACCAAGCACCAAACCCATTGGTATCTTCAAGACGCCACAGGGGCAGTGATGCGTCTCCACGATGCGTTTGAAGAAGCCATTATTTGGAAACTGCTGGCTTTCACCGCTGGACACCCTACTACTTTTTTTCTGTTACGGCAATCCACGTCGGTTTGGCCTTTGGGTATCGTTCAAAATTTTTCGTATCAGCTATTATAA
- a CDS encoding DUF5691 domain-containing protein — MFHWELLKKTALLGTERHPLATEALPASIQEILAKSNKNDAEGYFLKAAALLYNYNRAGQNPSKITLPNLALEDAETSTFCPPKTVALWKKVLDLSPANPYLLELLLQNCHQKNWVLTDDLLVNALSNTPKQLLPQLHLLLGVRGKWLAQFNETWQITDVSMSITQWEEGKPTERKAFLSELRRQNPAEALSLLAQAWPNESAKDRKSLLSTLKVGLSANDEPFLEQIHEELTKNLTSPKPVTLEAIHLINELRLSIQGSPFGKEVAEQIAKCITKKKGLLSAIGFSSANYQLQLPDYEMDFWNGNEMNQRFGFDKLSSQKGVSDAEYWLQSLLRWLHPSHLIKFFEGNLSRLVDFFVNTQSKNAAAYLYAFSEAMVYASPDEIKAFLKVTAHLEVKKADLLQRLPWPDQEELLLHHFQLSFALVKAITTEDPPQNWSLQFSKKALISLVKELDGSNYYYVFSDRNFLNQLGRKLHVSAKNLLYSLQNELSQDWQRNYWNTQFADILFKQLEIKEEIEQITAQ, encoded by the coding sequence ATGTTTCATTGGGAATTATTAAAAAAAACCGCCCTGTTGGGTACCGAAAGACACCCCCTAGCGACCGAAGCACTCCCTGCCTCCATTCAAGAAATTTTAGCCAAAAGCAATAAAAATGATGCTGAGGGTTATTTCCTAAAAGCGGCGGCACTCCTTTATAATTACAATCGTGCAGGACAGAATCCTTCCAAAATTACCCTCCCAAATTTGGCTTTGGAGGACGCAGAAACTTCGACATTCTGTCCGCCAAAAACGGTTGCCCTTTGGAAAAAAGTATTGGATTTATCGCCAGCCAACCCCTATTTGTTGGAATTGCTCCTTCAAAATTGCCACCAGAAAAACTGGGTTTTGACCGATGACCTGCTTGTGAACGCGTTGAGCAATACCCCCAAACAACTCCTTCCTCAGCTCCACCTCCTCCTTGGTGTACGGGGAAAATGGCTGGCACAATTCAATGAAACTTGGCAAATCACGGACGTTTCAATGAGCATAACGCAGTGGGAAGAAGGAAAACCTACCGAACGAAAGGCATTTTTGAGCGAACTTCGACGCCAAAATCCTGCCGAGGCGTTGTCACTTTTGGCTCAGGCTTGGCCCAACGAATCGGCTAAAGACCGAAAAAGTCTATTGTCCACGTTGAAAGTTGGTTTATCGGCCAACGATGAACCCTTTTTAGAACAAATTCACGAGGAACTAACCAAAAACCTGACTTCGCCCAAACCCGTTACCCTTGAGGCCATTCACCTCATCAACGAATTACGGCTTTCCATACAAGGCAGTCCATTTGGCAAAGAAGTAGCCGAGCAAATTGCCAAGTGTATCACAAAAAAGAAGGGTTTATTATCCGCAATTGGCTTTTCGTCAGCAAACTACCAACTCCAACTTCCTGATTATGAGATGGATTTTTGGAACGGAAACGAAATGAACCAACGATTTGGATTCGACAAATTAAGCTCCCAAAAAGGCGTTTCGGACGCCGAATACTGGCTTCAATCGTTGCTCAGATGGCTACATCCGAGTCATTTAATCAAGTTTTTTGAAGGAAACCTGTCACGATTGGTCGATTTTTTTGTCAACACTCAAAGCAAAAATGCAGCGGCGTATTTATACGCCTTTAGTGAAGCAATGGTGTATGCGTCGCCCGATGAAATCAAAGCGTTTTTGAAAGTAACCGCCCACCTAGAAGTAAAAAAGGCAGACTTACTTCAACGCTTGCCTTGGCCCGACCAAGAAGAACTGTTGTTACATCATTTCCAACTTTCGTTTGCGTTGGTAAAAGCCATTACGACAGAAGACCCACCGCAAAATTGGTCGTTACAGTTTTCAAAAAAGGCGTTGATTTCGTTGGTGAAAGAGCTTGATGGTTCAAACTATTACTACGTTTTTTCCGACCGAAATTTTTTAAATCAGTTGGGGCGGAAATTGCACGTCAGTGCCAAAAACCTGCTTTACTCGCTTCAAAATGAATTATCCCAAGATTGGCAACGAAATTATTGGAACACCCAATTTGCCGACATTCTCTTTAAACAATTAGAAATAAAAGAAGAAATAGAACAAATAACAGCACAATGA
- a CDS encoding AAA family ATPase, translating into MNVLRQHAEQQFALELEEIGKQDTHKRPTNWKLSPQAVVQYLMGGKLKNGFEISPKYIGSRRLMEIAVATLTTDRALLLYGLPGTAKSWVAEHLAAAVSGNSTLLIQGTAGTSEEAIRYGWNYARLLAEGPTENALVTTPMMYAMRTGQIARIEELTRITADVQDTLITILSEKTLPIPELNMEVQAVSGFNVIATANNRDKGVNELSGALKRRFNTVILPVPDSMEEEISIVQHRVSSLQKALELPAEAPSLKEIQRIVTIFRELRAGVTADGKTKIKVPTSTMSTAEAISVVNNGLALAAHFGDGRLNAQDVAAGLVGAVVKDPVQDKVVWNEYLETVVKPRAEWKDVYRACKEITL; encoded by the coding sequence ATGAACGTACTAAGACAACACGCTGAACAACAGTTTGCCCTTGAATTGGAAGAAATTGGCAAACAAGATACCCACAAACGCCCTACCAACTGGAAATTGTCGCCCCAAGCCGTGGTGCAATACTTAATGGGCGGAAAATTGAAAAACGGGTTTGAAATTTCCCCCAAGTACATCGGAAGCCGACGACTGATGGAAATTGCCGTGGCTACCCTTACGACCGACCGCGCGTTGTTGCTTTATGGGCTTCCTGGTACGGCCAAGTCGTGGGTGGCAGAACACCTTGCGGCGGCTGTTTCGGGAAATTCGACCTTACTTATTCAAGGGACGGCAGGAACGAGCGAAGAAGCCATAAGATACGGCTGGAACTATGCTCGCCTGTTGGCCGAAGGCCCCACCGAAAACGCCCTCGTAACCACCCCGATGATGTATGCGATGCGGACGGGGCAAATTGCCCGCATCGAGGAGCTGACGCGTATCACCGCCGACGTCCAAGACACGCTTATCACGATTTTGTCCGAGAAAACCTTGCCCATTCCTGAACTCAATATGGAAGTGCAGGCCGTTTCGGGTTTCAACGTCATTGCGACGGCCAACAACCGCGACAAAGGAGTAAATGAGCTTTCGGGGGCGTTGAAACGACGTTTTAATACCGTCATTCTTCCCGTTCCCGATTCGATGGAAGAAGAAATTTCAATCGTTCAGCACCGTGTTTCAAGTTTACAAAAAGCCCTTGAACTTCCCGCAGAAGCACCTTCTTTGAAAGAAATTCAACGCATTGTGACCATTTTCCGCGAATTACGCGCGGGAGTGACAGCCGACGGGAAAACCAAAATCAAAGTGCCCACCAGTACCATGAGCACCGCCGAAGCCATATCGGTCGTCAACAATGGACTTGCCCTAGCTGCTCATTTTGGCGACGGTCGCCTAAACGCCCAAGACGTTGCCGCAGGTTTGGTAGGTGCGGTTGTCAAAGACCCTGTTCAGGACAAAGTAGTCTGGAACGAATACCTAGAAACCGTCGTCAAACCCCGCGCCGAATGGAAAGACGTGTATCGGGCTTGTAAGGAAATCACTTTGTAA
- a CDS encoding DUF5682 family protein gives MPLHILGIRHHGVGSAKNVVERLAQIQPDIILVEGPPELDSIVHWVGKSGLKPPVAVLGYNLDDPQQATFYPFAQFSPEWQAISYAHAQQLPVRMVDLPLAISFQEQINQRAAQKEQTVEQQEEKQEFLLPFKDPISYFADVAGYENSELWWEHHFEQKYIPNNAQEHFEAVLLMMSELRAAHIKSALDQENVAREAYMRELIRKAQNELYTNIVVVCGAWHAPALLDVEATAKQDAKLLKALPKTKIKVGCTWIPWTNDRLSMFSGYGAGITSPGWYEHLWTYGQKDDGSRWLTKVARLFRQKKMDISTAHVIEAFRLAETLASLRALSRVGLHELNEATQTVMCMGDGILLELVKKELIVAQRIGKVPDELPKLPLQENFEKLAKSYRLPITAEKKDYELDLRKETDLNRSKLIYRLAILDIKWGKQLAARTKGTFKEAWTLRWQPEMFIHLIEKGIWGNSVEDACTKFLVDKSQKTNVIKDLADLIQQAIPAELFGAIEQLLRKISEVATVSSDIIELMTALPPLVEVSRYGNVRKTDLSAINQLVEGLLTRICIGLPNACYGLDDENSRKVFDYIKSVNEATRLIENETLTQQWRSTLYLLLDKEGVNSLILGCTCRLLFDASELNETQTAQRFELALSKGNEPAYSAGWVEGFLKGSGMILLYDNVLWNLLYRWVFELSEDYFIELLPILRRTFSKFEPSERKQLGEKAKKGANVEQTVILAPADTTDFDHHRAEEVLPMLQLLLGLN, from the coding sequence ATGCCGCTTCATATTTTAGGAATACGTCATCACGGGGTGGGTTCAGCCAAGAATGTCGTTGAGCGATTGGCACAGATACAGCCTGATATTATTTTGGTGGAAGGTCCGCCCGAACTCGACTCCATCGTTCATTGGGTGGGAAAAAGTGGCTTAAAACCACCCGTGGCCGTGCTGGGGTACAACCTCGACGACCCACAACAAGCTACGTTTTACCCTTTTGCCCAATTTTCGCCCGAATGGCAAGCTATTTCGTACGCCCACGCCCAGCAGCTTCCTGTTCGCATGGTCGATTTGCCTCTGGCCATTTCTTTTCAAGAACAAATCAACCAACGAGCGGCTCAAAAAGAGCAAACAGTGGAGCAACAAGAAGAAAAACAGGAGTTCCTGCTTCCCTTCAAAGACCCCATTTCTTACTTTGCCGACGTAGCAGGTTACGAAAATTCGGAACTTTGGTGGGAACATCACTTTGAGCAAAAATACATTCCCAACAACGCGCAAGAACATTTTGAAGCAGTATTGTTGATGATGAGTGAACTACGTGCTGCCCATATAAAATCTGCGTTGGACCAAGAAAACGTGGCACGTGAAGCGTACATGCGAGAACTGATTCGGAAAGCTCAAAACGAACTCTATACCAACATTGTCGTGGTGTGTGGCGCCTGGCACGCTCCTGCCCTCCTCGACGTCGAAGCCACGGCGAAGCAGGACGCCAAACTGTTGAAAGCGTTGCCCAAAACAAAAATTAAAGTTGGCTGTACGTGGATTCCTTGGACCAACGACCGCCTTTCGATGTTTTCGGGCTACGGGGCGGGAATTACCTCTCCAGGATGGTACGAACACCTTTGGACATACGGCCAAAAAGACGATGGCTCGCGCTGGCTAACGAAAGTAGCTCGGCTGTTTCGTCAGAAAAAAATGGACATTTCTACCGCGCACGTCATCGAAGCCTTTCGGTTGGCAGAAACGCTGGCGAGTCTGCGGGCGCTGTCGCGGGTGGGACTTCACGAACTCAACGAAGCTACCCAGACCGTCATGTGCATGGGCGACGGAATCTTACTCGAATTGGTCAAAAAAGAGTTGATTGTTGCCCAACGCATTGGAAAAGTCCCCGACGAGTTGCCTAAATTACCTCTGCAAGAAAATTTTGAAAAGCTAGCCAAAAGCTACCGATTGCCCATTACGGCCGAAAAGAAAGACTATGAACTTGACCTGCGCAAAGAGACCGATTTAAATCGCAGTAAGCTCATCTACCGACTAGCCATCTTGGACATTAAATGGGGTAAACAGTTGGCCGCTCGAACCAAAGGAACGTTCAAGGAGGCGTGGACGCTTCGTTGGCAGCCCGAAATGTTTATCCACCTGATAGAAAAAGGAATTTGGGGGAACTCGGTGGAAGATGCCTGTACCAAGTTTTTGGTGGACAAAAGTCAAAAAACAAACGTCATCAAAGACCTCGCCGACCTGATTCAGCAGGCCATCCCCGCCGAATTGTTCGGAGCCATTGAGCAATTATTACGTAAAATCAGCGAAGTAGCCACGGTCTCATCCGACATTATTGAACTGATGACGGCCCTTCCACCTTTGGTTGAAGTGAGTCGCTACGGAAACGTTCGGAAAACGGATTTGTCGGCCATCAATCAATTGGTAGAAGGTCTTCTCACCCGAATTTGCATCGGATTGCCCAATGCCTGTTACGGCCTCGACGACGAAAATTCGAGAAAGGTATTTGACTACATCAAAAGCGTTAACGAAGCCACGCGTCTCATTGAGAATGAAACACTTACCCAACAATGGCGAAGTACATTATACCTTTTACTCGACAAAGAGGGCGTCAATTCGCTCATTTTGGGCTGTACCTGCCGACTCTTGTTTGATGCCAGCGAATTGAACGAAACACAGACCGCCCAACGGTTTGAGTTGGCTTTGTCAAAGGGCAACGAACCTGCTTACTCGGCAGGATGGGTCGAAGGGTTTCTCAAAGGAAGCGGTATGATACTGCTGTACGATAATGTGCTTTGGAACCTACTCTACCGTTGGGTCTTTGAACTTTCGGAAGACTATTTTATTGAATTGCTTCCCATTCTGCGCCGAACCTTTTCCAAATTTGAACCCTCGGAACGCAAACAACTGGGTGAAAAAGCAAAAAAAGGAGCTAACGTGGAGCAAACAGTAATTCTTGCACCCGCCGACACTACCGATTTTGATCACCATCGCGCCGAAGAAGTTTTGCCCATGTTGCAGTTATTATTGGGATTAAATTAA